From the Sphingomonas sabuli genome, the window GGCATAGTCACGGGCGGAATAGCCGGCAGCCGAATCGGTCAGGTCCGGATCGGCGCCTTTCTGCAGGAGGTACCGCACCAGCGCGGTCTGTCGCTGCTGCACGGCGACGATGAGTGCGGTTTCGCCCATGCGATTGGCGGCATCGACCTTCGCGCCCACCCCGACCAGCCATTCGGCGACATCGGTCATGCCCATCCGCGCGGCGGCGATCAGCGGCGTTTCGCCGTCACGCCGCGAGAAGTTGGGATTGGCGCCATTCTTCAGCAGGTGGCCGACCCAGCTTTCCTCCCGCGCTTCGATCGCCGTCACCAGCGCCGTATTGCCGCTGGTATCGCGGACGTTGGCAAGCGTCGGGTTGGCGCCAAGCAGGGCCAGCCCCTTGTTGCCGTCGCCCTTGCGGATCGCCGCCACGAAATCATTGGCTTCGTTGCCCGGCACGGTTTGCGCCGCGGCCGGAATGGCAATCGCCGCCGCCGCGATGGCAACGATGGTGCGCTTGAGCGCTTTCATTTCACTTCCCCAGCTCATGACTTGATTGGCCCCGGTTAGCAGAGCATTGCTGGCTTTGTCATGAATGCTGGAAAACCGTTCTGGGAAAAGCCCTTGGCGTCGCTCGACCGCGGCGAGTGGGAAGCCCTGTGCGACGGGTGCGGGCGGTGCTGCACGCACAAGCTGGAAGATGACGAAACGGGGGAGATCTATCCCACCAACGTCGCCTGCCGCCTGCTCGACCGGCGCAACGGCCAGTGTACCGATTACGTTAACCGCAAGAAGCATGTCGCCGATTGCGTGGTCCTGGACCGCAAGACGCTGCACAGCCTCGACTGGCTGCCGGAAACCTGCGCCTATCGGCTGCGCGCTGCGGGCGAACCGTTGCCGGAGTGGCATTATCTGGTGTCCGGCAGCCGGGACACGGTCCACGAAGCCGGGCAATCGACGCGTGGCTGGACGGTGAGCGAGGACGATGCGGGCGATCTTGAGTGGCATGTGGTCGAGCGTGCCCTCTAGGCAGCTCGCCAGTCATCCCGACCTGCCGTTGCCCGTGCTGTTGTGCCCCGTGCGCAGCGCTCGGCGAATGCGGCTCCGGCTCGACGAACGCAATCAGCAGCTCAAGGTGACGCATCCGCGCAGCGTGCGCCCGGCCGCGGCGCTGGCCTGGGCCGCCGGACAGCGAGCGTGGGTCGAACAACAGCTTCGGCAGACGCCGCCCGCCGAGCCCCTGGTGCCCGGCGCGCGCATTCCCATCGCCGGCGAAGAGGTCGAGTTGATCTGGCGGGCCGGCGCGCCGCGAACGCCCACGCTGGCGGACGGCAAACTGGTGTGCGGCGGGCCCGCCGACGGGTTCGACCGGCGCGTCGAGCTGTTCCTCAAGCGTCTCGCGCTCGACACGCTGTCGCGCGAGACGGGGGTCTATGCGGCGCAGGCCGGGGTCAAGGCGACGTCGGTTCGGATCGGCGACGCGCGCACCCGTTGGGGCAGCTGCAGCAGCACCGGTGCGGTCCGCTACAGCTGGCGGCTGATTCTCGCCCCGCCCGAAG encodes:
- a CDS encoding ankyrin repeat domain-containing protein; protein product: MKALKRTIVAIAAAAIAIPAAAQTVPGNEANDFVAAIRKGDGNKGLALLGANPTLANVRDTSGNTALVTAIEAREESWVGHLLKNGANPNFSRRDGETPLIAAARMGMTDVAEWLVGVGAKVDAANRMGETALIVAVQQRQTALVRYLLQKGADPDLTDSAAGYSARDYAKRDNRNPEILRLIEQKKPKA
- a CDS encoding YcgN family cysteine cluster protein, whose amino-acid sequence is MNAGKPFWEKPLASLDRGEWEALCDGCGRCCTHKLEDDETGEIYPTNVACRLLDRRNGQCTDYVNRKKHVADCVVLDRKTLHSLDWLPETCAYRLRAAGEPLPEWHYLVSGSRDTVHEAGQSTRGWTVSEDDAGDLEWHVVERAL
- a CDS encoding M48 family metallopeptidase — encoded protein: MPSRQLASHPDLPLPVLLCPVRSARRMRLRLDERNQQLKVTHPRSVRPAAALAWAAGQRAWVEQQLRQTPPAEPLVPGARIPIAGEEVELIWRAGAPRTPTLADGKLVCGGPADGFDRRVELFLKRLALDTLSRETGVYAAQAGVKATSVRIGDARTRWGSCSSTGAVRYSWRLILAPPEARRYVVCHEVAHLVHLDHGRDFRKLERELFGGDTAPAEALLRGAAARLRRIAATR